From Thermogladius calderae 1633, a single genomic window includes:
- a CDS encoding ABC transporter ATP-binding protein has translation MVVGEGLEVKDLLVIVGGFSVRVGHLGVGRGEIAVIQGPNGAGKTTLLKAIAGIIRPVRGTIVIGGEVVFKADERVEVNKPPEKRRVGFLPQNLLLFPHMSVYENIAYAMRGRKIRPTKEKVSEILELVGLRGFENRKPWELSYGQQQRVALARALASNPRVLLLDEPFANIDVESRRELRKEIARLVKALGVPTVVVSHDLEDLAVADKPYSMNRGVLSEKN, from the coding sequence GTGGTGGTTGGGGAAGGTCTCGAGGTTAAGGACCTCCTCGTAATAGTCGGAGGCTTCAGCGTGAGGGTTGGGCACCTTGGTGTGGGGCGGGGCGAGATCGCCGTGATACAGGGGCCTAACGGGGCAGGCAAGACCACACTCCTGAAAGCGATAGCGGGCATCATCAGGCCAGTGAGAGGCACTATAGTGATAGGCGGGGAGGTCGTCTTCAAGGCGGATGAGAGGGTCGAGGTCAACAAGCCCCCAGAGAAAAGGAGGGTTGGCTTCCTGCCTCAAAACCTGTTGTTGTTTCCGCACATGAGCGTCTACGAGAACATAGCCTACGCTATGAGGGGTAGGAAGATCAGGCCTACCAAGGAGAAGGTGAGCGAAATCCTAGAGCTCGTAGGCCTCCGGGGCTTCGAGAACAGGAAGCCCTGGGAGCTCTCCTACGGGCAGCAGCAGAGAGTAGCCTTAGCCAGAGCGCTCGCTTCAAACCCCCGCGTCCTCCTGCTAGACGAGCCCTTCGCCAACATAGACGTGGAGTCTAGGAGGGAGTTGAGAAAGGAGATCGCGAGGCTCGTGAAGGCCCTTGGAGTCCCCACGGTCGTAGTCTCGCACGACCTCGAAGACCTAGCAGTAGCAGACAAGCCCTACTCGATGAATAGAGGTGTTCTCTCAGAGAAGAACTAG
- a CDS encoding molybdate ABC transporter permease subunit — protein MDLGMLIILLATLFVVAYVLGSVVASSGVESLVAAFTSWEFKSALSLSLVAASLATLLATPLAVVVAYLLSRRAGFTPLLVESILSLPFMLTPVATGSIVLLFIVQTSVGRALNNALNLLFTLNGAVLVQFVLAFSTMITPMTDAFKNVSVEYEHVSRTLGHGVLSTFFNVVIPLAKRGLVSSILMGFMKAFSDFGATVMVAGMILGKTATLPGAIYVEMSTGNINVALAMILLSVVVSLSISIVARVMRSGGWGRSRG, from the coding sequence ATGGATCTCGGCATGTTAATAATATTATTGGCAACGCTGTTCGTAGTCGCGTACGTTCTGGGGAGTGTAGTAGCCAGCTCTGGTGTAGAGTCGTTGGTTGCCGCCTTCACTTCGTGGGAGTTCAAGAGCGCGCTATCGCTCAGCCTAGTCGCAGCTTCGCTCGCCACGCTACTAGCGACGCCGTTAGCTGTTGTCGTCGCCTACCTGCTCTCGAGGAGAGCGGGATTCACGCCTCTACTGGTCGAGTCTATCCTATCCCTCCCCTTCATGCTAACTCCTGTCGCGACAGGCAGCATTGTTCTACTATTCATTGTCCAGACGAGCGTGGGCAGAGCCTTAAACAACGCGCTTAACCTGCTCTTCACGTTGAACGGGGCTGTCCTCGTGCAGTTCGTACTGGCGTTTTCCACCATGATCACCCCCATGACTGACGCCTTCAAGAACGTGAGCGTGGAGTACGAGCACGTCTCGAGGACGCTGGGACACGGCGTTCTCAGCACCTTCTTCAACGTGGTGATCCCCCTGGCTAAGAGGGGGCTCGTGTCCTCCATACTCATGGGCTTCATGAAGGCGTTCTCCGACTTCGGCGCCACCGTCATGGTGGCCGGCATGATCCTGGGAAAGACGGCGACCCTTCCAGGCGCCATATACGTCGAGATGAGCACTGGTAACATCAACGTGGCTCTAGCGATGATACTGCTCTCGGTTGTAGTATCGCTATCCATAAGCATCGTCGCCAGGGTGATGAGGAGTGGTGGTTGGGGAAGGTCTCGAGGTTAA
- the modA gene encoding molybdate ABC transporter substrate-binding protein, whose translation MRSIILLTLIIIVVVAGTLYYVYQSSTQGKTSTPIQTTPLTSSPAGSTSSTTPLTTTTALPTTTPSTTTTTERVGGEIIVDAAPIAKPILEKVASVFENQTGVKVLVSYEASGNIYTKIKEGVPIDVVIFASEDWGVKALNNGLVYSTPTTGLGYQLVLIYVRNTVPYNITCVDDLAKYDVRIGIPNPQAAPAGAEALKIINQSPNGDQAMSKIVVAKDIAELITWYKLGSVDVIFVWNTFNSTLANLTKTMIYPWRCGYNTSVYFSPVYVSKTSKNVELAKKFVEFLSSDYVKNVERQQGFFATKEEAESFIRSTSA comes from the coding sequence ATGAGGTCAATTATCTTATTAACGTTAATCATAATAGTAGTGGTCGCTGGAACCCTATACTACGTCTACCAGTCCAGTACTCAGGGTAAGACCTCGACGCCCATCCAGACGACCCCGCTAACCTCGTCCCCGGCAGGCAGCACGTCCTCCACAACTCCCTTAACGACCACCACAGCTCTCCCTACAACAACACCCTCTACTACCACCACCACTGAGAGGGTAGGTGGGGAGATAATTGTTGACGCCGCACCTATAGCCAAGCCGATCCTAGAAAAGGTCGCAAGCGTGTTCGAGAACCAGACTGGCGTAAAAGTACTGGTCTCGTACGAGGCCTCCGGGAATATCTACACGAAGATCAAGGAGGGGGTTCCGATAGACGTGGTAATTTTCGCGTCAGAGGACTGGGGCGTTAAAGCGCTGAACAACGGGTTAGTCTACTCAACCCCCACCACGGGACTCGGCTACCAGCTCGTCCTAATCTACGTCAGAAACACAGTCCCGTACAATATAACGTGTGTGGACGACCTAGCCAAGTACGACGTTAGGATCGGGATCCCGAACCCGCAGGCCGCGCCGGCCGGGGCTGAGGCTCTGAAGATAATCAACCAGAGCCCCAACGGTGACCAGGCGATGAGTAAGATCGTTGTAGCCAAGGACATCGCCGAGCTAATCACGTGGTACAAGTTGGGTAGTGTCGATGTCATTTTCGTATGGAACACGTTCAACTCGACGCTGGCTAACTTGACTAAGACCATGATCTACCCGTGGAGGTGCGGCTACAACACGAGCGTGTACTTCTCACCGGTCTACGTTTCGAAGACCAGCAAGAACGTGGAACTGGCTAAGAAGTTCGTCGAGTTCCTTTCGTCAGACTACGTCAAGAACGTGGAGAGGCAGCAAGGCTTCTTCGCCACGAAGGAAGAGGCCGAGTCCTTCATAAGGTCCACTTCAGCGTAG
- the speB gene encoding agmatinase, which yields MSWRHLLTRTKPFGCIEKEEPGTVIVGVPLDSTSTYRPGSRLAPDSVREAACNLELYSLLGKRSLEHIGLTDLGNIVIPQGDVELSLRNIKTVAKGVKEDYPDSLKIFVGGEHLVTLPIVESLGDLVDTVVIFDAHLDMRSEYLGSTLNHATFARRLVEKGFRVVHIGSRALSAEEAEYVKDVDNVRVVDVLEARRGVNTGKLGSVYISVDMDVVDPSYAPGVGNPEPLGLTPWELLELVKELVASSSRVVGVDVVEVNPLVDPGGVTSVLASKIILEVIGLYLR from the coding sequence ATGAGCTGGAGGCACTTGCTGACGAGGACCAAGCCGTTCGGCTGCATCGAGAAGGAAGAGCCGGGCACCGTCATAGTTGGCGTCCCCCTCGACTCGACCTCGACGTACAGGCCTGGTTCGAGGCTTGCCCCCGACAGTGTAAGGGAGGCGGCGTGCAACTTGGAGCTTTACTCTCTGCTTGGCAAGAGGAGCCTCGAGCACATCGGTTTGACCGACCTGGGGAACATCGTCATACCTCAGGGGGACGTAGAGCTGTCGCTGAGGAACATTAAGACGGTCGCTAAAGGCGTGAAAGAGGACTACCCCGACTCGCTGAAGATATTCGTGGGCGGGGAACATCTCGTGACGTTACCCATTGTCGAGTCGCTGGGCGACCTCGTGGACACAGTCGTTATATTCGACGCCCACCTCGACATGAGAAGCGAGTACCTGGGCTCGACACTCAACCACGCCACGTTCGCCAGGAGGCTGGTAGAGAAGGGTTTCAGGGTTGTACACATCGGCTCGAGGGCGTTGAGCGCCGAGGAGGCCGAGTACGTCAAAGACGTCGATAACGTGAGGGTAGTGGACGTACTAGAGGCCAGGAGAGGGGTGAACACAGGTAAACTGGGCTCTGTCTACATCAGTGTGGACATGGACGTCGTAGACCCCTCTTACGCTCCCGGGGTCGGGAACCCCGAGCCCTTAGGCTTGACGCCCTGGGAGTTGCTGGAACTAGTAAAGGAGCTAGTGGCAAGCTCTAGTAGAGTCGTCGGCGTAGATGTAGTGGAGGTAAACCCACTAGTAGACCCGGGAGGCGTTACCTCTGTGTTGGCGTCAAAAATAATATTAGAGGTTATAGGGCTGTACCTACGCTGA
- the glyS gene encoding glycine--tRNA ligase, translating into MSDVYDRLADLAKKRGFYWVSYEIYGGLAGFYDFGPVGVLLKRNIVEEWLRTFVYAFDFMVEVETPVINPQVVFKASGHEDHFTDPIVVCTKCGRVYRADHLVKEATGLNVEGASLEEIYRVIVEKNVRCPECGGELSKPENALLLFKTEIGPYKGQLGYLRPELAQGMFVNFKTLLNVARNRLPLGIAQIGRVARNEISPRQGLLRLREFTIMELEFFHDPSESVREVEEYLPYVEGETLNIVTADSRERGVEEPVTVTVRESIDKGIVKNPWLAFWMGVGNKFVRSLGIPPDKTRFFEKLPHERAHYSAQTFDQEVYSTKFGWIEVAGYAYRTDYDLKRHMDYSGVDMFYFKKYEKPVEVVKKRVIVDYKVLAERLGERFQEALKALQGRSQEELYEELSSKGYIEVGDLKIGREFFTLREEKSLVHGEKIVPHVVEPSYGVERLLYVLLEYSYNVVEDRVVLKLPPRLAPFHVAVFPLMAGSREEHKAMVSLARGIAQSLRERGLRVVYDEEGSIGRRYARADEIGIPYAVTVDHQSLQDNTVTIRFRDTRRQVRVGVGELHDTILKYLRDNTMI; encoded by the coding sequence TTGAGCGACGTGTACGATAGACTAGCCGACCTGGCAAAAAAGAGGGGGTTCTACTGGGTCTCTTACGAGATATACGGTGGGCTCGCGGGCTTCTACGACTTCGGCCCCGTCGGCGTGCTCCTGAAGAGGAACATCGTCGAAGAGTGGCTTAGGACCTTCGTCTACGCCTTCGACTTCATGGTGGAGGTCGAGACGCCGGTCATAAACCCCCAGGTGGTGTTCAAGGCCAGCGGGCACGAGGACCACTTCACAGACCCCATAGTCGTGTGCACGAAGTGTGGTAGAGTGTACAGGGCAGACCACTTGGTCAAGGAGGCGACAGGCCTGAACGTGGAAGGGGCCAGCCTCGAAGAGATCTATAGGGTGATCGTGGAGAAGAACGTGAGGTGCCCCGAGTGTGGTGGCGAACTGTCTAAGCCCGAGAACGCCCTCCTCCTCTTTAAGACCGAGATCGGCCCCTACAAGGGGCAGTTGGGGTACCTGAGGCCCGAGCTCGCCCAAGGGATGTTCGTCAACTTCAAGACCTTGCTAAATGTAGCTAGGAACAGGCTACCGCTCGGTATAGCGCAGATAGGGAGGGTTGCCAGGAACGAGATATCGCCTAGACAGGGGCTCTTGAGGCTGAGGGAGTTCACTATCATGGAGCTGGAGTTCTTCCACGACCCCTCCGAGAGCGTTAGAGAAGTGGAAGAGTACCTGCCCTACGTTGAGGGCGAGACGTTGAACATTGTGACAGCGGATAGCCGTGAGAGGGGTGTCGAGGAGCCTGTCACGGTTACTGTCAGGGAGTCTATTGACAAGGGTATAGTCAAGAACCCGTGGCTGGCCTTCTGGATGGGGGTCGGAAACAAGTTCGTCAGGTCGCTTGGCATCCCGCCCGACAAGACCAGGTTCTTCGAGAAGCTGCCACACGAGAGAGCACACTACTCGGCTCAGACGTTCGACCAGGAGGTCTACTCGACTAAGTTCGGGTGGATCGAGGTGGCGGGGTACGCCTATAGGACGGACTACGACTTGAAGAGGCACATGGACTACAGCGGTGTAGACATGTTCTACTTCAAGAAGTACGAAAAGCCCGTTGAAGTTGTCAAGAAGAGGGTGATCGTAGACTACAAGGTCCTAGCTGAACGCCTAGGTGAGCGGTTCCAAGAGGCGTTGAAGGCCCTCCAGGGGAGGAGCCAGGAGGAGCTGTACGAGGAGCTATCGAGCAAGGGCTACATAGAGGTGGGGGACCTGAAGATAGGGAGGGAGTTCTTCACGCTGAGGGAAGAGAAGTCCCTCGTCCACGGGGAGAAGATCGTACCCCATGTAGTGGAGCCCTCCTACGGGGTTGAGAGGCTACTTTACGTGCTCCTGGAGTACTCCTACAACGTAGTCGAGGACAGAGTGGTGCTGAAGCTACCACCCAGGTTAGCGCCTTTCCACGTAGCCGTCTTCCCGCTTATGGCCGGGAGCAGGGAAGAGCACAAGGCTATGGTCTCGTTGGCGAGGGGCATCGCCCAGAGCCTCAGGGAGCGGGGGCTACGCGTAGTGTACGACGAGGAGGGTAGTATAGGTAGGAGGTACGCTAGGGCGGACGAGATCGGGATCCCCTACGCCGTTACGGTAGACCACCAATCACTCCAAGACAACACCGTCACGATCAGGTTCAGGGACACGCGTAGACAAGTGAGAGTGGGCGTCGGCGAGTTGCACGATACCATACTTAAATATCTCAGAGATAATACTATGATATGA
- a CDS encoding AbrB/MazE/SpoVT family DNA-binding domain-containing protein: MSQESKETGGSKPDINKLLAIVPPASELKKKETSIKEKRIRVQFDSSLDPSKMKIPTELAKMLGIKEGDTVELVVAGKKKFTYTATLFESSDTNVVYAHPDELARQGVANNSIATVRRVH, translated from the coding sequence ATGAGCCAAGAGAGTAAGGAGACTGGGGGAAGCAAGCCCGACATAAACAAGCTACTCGCAATAGTCCCGCCCGCCAGCGAGTTGAAGAAGAAGGAGACCAGTATTAAAGAGAAGAGGATTAGAGTCCAGTTCGACTCTAGCCTAGACCCCTCTAAGATGAAGATCCCCACAGAGCTCGCCAAAATGCTCGGCATTAAGGAGGGGGACACGGTAGAGCTCGTTGTGGCAGGGAAGAAGAAGTTCACCTACACAGCCACCCTGTTCGAGTCGAGCGATACCAACGTCGTGTATGCTCACCCGGACGAGTTGGCGAGGCAGGGGGTCGCAAACAACAGTATAGCCACGGTTAGGAGGGTTCACTAG
- a CDS encoding mechanosensitive ion channel family protein yields MGDLRRLVYLLLLIIVVGILAWAIRQPGILPDEIRVVVVNYYPIIQVTLALILGVSSIELVSSMILTRVKHIGREAYLIRNVVLIIGYVVLGVVILALLGVSGESILAGATFSGLVIGLGLQPVLANLFAGLIILGSGFIKPGSRVRIGSPGLPVSAVTFPAYKAFSLDYIVPSLKGVVVEVGLMYTKVVLDSGELVKIPNSTLFSGSIVLEEVEEEKRFQVRFEFPVDCDPYQVLESVRRVLSELGEFKVLVEEQSDKNYYIVLVTGNTPPKAKLREFRSEVLAKLIQVYREMRKKGLCGQQ; encoded by the coding sequence GTGGGAGACTTGAGAAGGCTAGTGTACCTGCTACTGCTAATAATAGTGGTCGGTATCCTAGCCTGGGCGATAAGGCAGCCCGGTATCCTCCCCGACGAGATCCGCGTTGTTGTAGTCAACTACTACCCCATCATCCAGGTAACACTGGCCCTGATACTCGGGGTGTCCTCTATCGAGCTAGTCTCTTCGATGATACTCACGAGGGTCAAGCACATAGGTAGAGAAGCCTACTTGATCAGGAACGTAGTCCTGATAATTGGTTACGTGGTGCTTGGTGTCGTAATACTGGCCTTACTGGGTGTCAGCGGCGAGAGCATACTGGCCGGTGCCACTTTCTCGGGCCTCGTGATCGGTCTAGGCCTCCAGCCTGTACTAGCCAACCTGTTCGCCGGGCTGATAATTCTCGGTAGCGGCTTCATAAAGCCAGGCTCGAGGGTCAGGATCGGCAGCCCTGGCCTACCCGTATCAGCCGTGACTTTTCCTGCTTACAAGGCCTTCAGCCTAGACTACATAGTCCCGTCCCTGAAGGGCGTCGTAGTGGAAGTAGGGTTGATGTACACCAAGGTAGTCCTCGACTCTGGCGAGCTAGTCAAGATACCTAACTCGACTCTGTTCTCGGGGAGCATAGTCTTAGAGGAGGTCGAGGAGGAGAAGCGGTTCCAAGTCAGGTTCGAGTTCCCTGTCGACTGCGACCCCTACCAAGTCCTAGAGTCTGTCAGGAGGGTTCTAAGTGAGCTCGGCGAGTTCAAAGTACTTGTCGAGGAACAGAGCGATAAGAACTACTACATAGTGCTGGTGACAGGCAACACGCCGCCTAAGGCGAAGCTACGAGAGTTCCGTAGCGAGGTCTTAGCGAAGCTCATCCAAGTATACAGAGAAATGAGGAAGAAGGGCCTCTGCGGACAACAGTAA
- a CDS encoding class II glutamine amidotransferase yields the protein MCRLIALVDQHPNYYTISRLVWAFVESSRFDEYLSRLTNGRTYSHDDGWGLAGVGAVKSGFAVVYHRSLLPLFSASSLAELQLLLDRLKRYDSVYLIAHARKSSRSEPYGLEYTHPFKFEVGGGVFWFAHNGGVDKKSLAKLMGINPWVHVDSELAGMYLARRLSECKSRLEDCLLDAYRGLVKYTTSGLNTLLLLLSGENPRLFVTYFFKKTGDRARDGALKEYFQLYLLEEGGLKTVASSTVAKYYGGGGFQPLDEGLYELGLGGLRRIGDIGVES from the coding sequence ATGTGTAGGCTTATTGCGCTCGTAGACCAGCACCCGAACTACTATACTATCAGTAGACTTGTGTGGGCCTTTGTCGAGTCCAGCAGGTTCGACGAGTACTTGTCTAGGTTGACTAACGGTAGGACCTACTCGCACGACGACGGCTGGGGGTTGGCGGGAGTCGGTGCTGTAAAGTCGGGCTTCGCAGTAGTGTACCACAGGAGCCTGCTACCGTTGTTCAGCGCCTCGAGTCTCGCGGAGCTACAACTCTTATTAGACAGGCTGAAGCGCTACGACAGCGTCTACCTTATAGCTCACGCTAGGAAGTCCAGTAGAAGCGAGCCCTACGGTCTGGAGTACACGCACCCCTTCAAGTTCGAGGTAGGGGGCGGCGTGTTCTGGTTTGCTCACAACGGGGGTGTCGACAAGAAGTCCCTGGCTAAACTGATGGGGATAAACCCATGGGTACACGTAGACTCCGAGCTGGCGGGGATGTACCTAGCGAGGCGCTTGTCGGAGTGCAAGAGCAGGCTCGAGGACTGTCTCCTGGACGCTTACCGGGGACTGGTCAAGTATACCACGAGCGGGTTGAACACGCTTCTCTTGCTCCTGAGCGGCGAGAACCCCAGGCTGTTCGTCACCTACTTCTTCAAGAAGACCGGTGACAGAGCGAGGGACGGGGCTTTGAAGGAGTACTTCCAGCTATACCTACTTGAAGAGGGGGGGCTTAAGACCGTGGCTAGCTCGACTGTGGCGAAGTACTACGGAGGGGGTGGCTTCCAACCGCTCGACGAAGGCTTGTACGAGCTCGGCTTAGGCGGCCTCCGCAGGATCGGCGACATAGGCGTGGAAAGTTGA
- a CDS encoding translation initiation factor IF-5A, whose translation MSKTYETLGNLKVGSFIVIDNEPCRIVEMSRAKTGKHGSAKAHVVAIGLFSKAKKTLVAPVDTQVEVPIIEKRVGQVIADMGDKVQVMDLESYETFEVEKELIDEKIRDKVQTGVEVEYFSIMGRRLIVRLR comes from the coding sequence ATGAGCAAGACCTACGAGACGCTTGGAAACTTGAAAGTGGGTAGTTTCATAGTCATAGACAACGAGCCCTGTAGAATAGTGGAGATGTCGAGGGCGAAGACAGGGAAGCACGGCAGCGCCAAAGCCCACGTTGTGGCGATAGGCCTCTTCAGCAAGGCCAAAAAGACGCTGGTGGCACCAGTGGACACGCAAGTGGAGGTACCGATCATCGAGAAGAGGGTTGGGCAGGTCATAGCCGACATGGGGGACAAGGTCCAAGTGATGGACTTGGAGAGCTACGAGACCTTCGAGGTGGAGAAGGAGCTCATCGACGAGAAGATCCGGGACAAAGTCCAGACAGGTGTCGAAGTAGAGTACTTCTCGATAATGGGTAGAAGGCTCATCGTCAGGTTGAGGTAG
- a CDS encoding carbon-nitrogen hydrolase family protein → MKVEFAGGKEAPSGGLLAVAHLSVHEAGLRLNLEATRKIVFYASENNVSTIVLPYMQPYGPIIQLYDVIQRDDLRKFFALTRESSYVKTLITLSDHYGVNIVLPGYFERVSSKIYVSTAFTSWELEDGLATRRKLVLNEKERRLGLSRGVDLPMFVDKGFVFNTLMEDELFYPEIARFITENNANLLIVALPQVEPPKNYIELSKSLALIYRVWVLVPGSRFVRRDGTVYALPTILINPEGEIIYKHYGLEEAFIVIPRGLLRSTPRTIGLNSRTFYRLYRHLYKRYSIYGGVPREGGTGQAGQPI, encoded by the coding sequence ATGAAAGTAGAGTTTGCGGGGGGCAAGGAGGCGCCTTCTGGGGGGCTACTGGCCGTAGCTCACCTGAGTGTTCACGAGGCCGGGCTGAGGCTAAACCTGGAAGCCACGAGGAAAATAGTGTTCTACGCAAGCGAGAACAACGTCTCCACGATTGTCCTGCCTTACATGCAGCCGTACGGTCCCATTATCCAGTTGTACGATGTGATCCAGAGGGACGACCTCCGCAAGTTCTTCGCTTTAACTAGGGAGTCGTCCTACGTCAAGACCTTGATCACGCTCTCAGACCACTACGGTGTTAACATCGTCCTCCCAGGCTACTTCGAGAGGGTCTCATCGAAGATATACGTCTCCACGGCCTTCACCTCGTGGGAGCTCGAAGACGGCCTGGCTACCCGCAGGAAGCTCGTGCTCAACGAGAAGGAGAGGAGGCTCGGGCTCTCGAGGGGGGTTGACCTGCCGATGTTCGTAGACAAGGGGTTCGTCTTCAACACACTAATGGAAGACGAGCTCTTCTACCCTGAGATAGCGAGGTTCATTACGGAGAACAACGCGAACCTGCTCATAGTGGCGCTCCCGCAAGTAGAACCGCCTAAGAACTACATCGAGTTGTCGAAGAGCCTCGCGTTGATCTACAGGGTGTGGGTTCTGGTTCCGGGTAGCAGGTTCGTGAGGAGGGACGGCACGGTCTACGCTCTCCCCACGATACTGATCAACCCCGAGGGCGAGATAATCTACAAGCACTACGGTCTAGAGGAGGCGTTTATCGTGATACCGAGAGGCCTTCTCAGGTCTACGCCTAGGACTATCGGTTTAAATTCCAGGACGTTCTATAGACTCTACAGACACCTGTACAAGAGGTACAGCATATATGGGGGAGTCCCTAGAGAAGGTGGTACCGGTCAAGCTGGGCAGCCTATCTGA